A genomic segment from Limosilactobacillus sp. encodes:
- a CDS encoding MarR family transcriptional regulator, whose translation MSELQNYNHLFATRENIYRQVATNAGISEMGFWILYSICQTQQPLMQSAFADEHCYPRQTVNSAVNRLVRRNLVELTNSPHQRGSWSS comes from the coding sequence ATGTCAGAACTGCAAAACTACAACCACCTCTTTGCCACCCGGGAAAACATCTATCGGCAAGTGGCCACCAATGCTGGCATCTCTGAAATGGGATTTTGGATTCTGTATTCAATTTGTCAGACCCAGCAGCCGCTGATGCAGAGCGCCTTCGCCGACGAACACTGTTATCCTCGCCAAACGGTCAACTCCGCGGTTAATCGGCTCGTCCGCCGCAACTTGGTCGAGCTGACTAACTCCCCGCACCAACGAGGGAGCTGGTCAAGCTGA
- a CDS encoding NAD(P)H-binding protein yields MKNVLVIGANSRIAQWADKMLLDNQDVNLTMFVRNKAKLAPELADKNVIVGDATNSADLEAALQGQDIVYASLAGNVVDEAQKLVTAMDKLGVKRLIWTSSLGIYDEVPGKFGELNTRALPGYLQTYRQAADVVSGSDLDYTIIRPAWLTDNDEVDYETTSYNHGEAFKGTEISRKSIAAYVVSLVNDPTKDVRDSIGVDKPGSDGDRPRREVMEANGFDPEM; encoded by the coding sequence ATGAAGAACGTTTTAGTAATCGGTGCTAACAGTCGGATCGCTCAGTGGGCTGACAAGATGCTTTTGGATAATCAAGATGTCAATTTAACCATGTTCGTGCGGAACAAGGCCAAGCTGGCTCCAGAACTGGCAGATAAGAACGTGATTGTCGGGGATGCGACCAACAGTGCCGACCTCGAAGCAGCACTTCAGGGCCAAGACATTGTTTATGCAAGCTTAGCCGGCAACGTTGTCGATGAGGCGCAAAAGCTGGTGACGGCAATGGATAAGCTGGGCGTCAAGCGCTTGATCTGGACTTCTTCCTTGGGAATTTACGACGAAGTTCCCGGTAAGTTTGGCGAGCTGAACACGCGGGCATTGCCGGGTTATCTGCAAACCTACCGTCAGGCGGCGGATGTTGTTAGTGGCAGTGACCTGGACTACACCATTATTCGGCCGGCCTGGCTGACCGACAACGATGAGGTGGATTATGAAACCACCAGCTACAACCACGGTGAAGCATTCAAGGGGACCGAGATTTCCCGGAAGAGCATCGCTGCCTACGTGGTTAGCCTGGTCAATGACCCAACAAAGGACGTTCGCGACTCAATCGGGGTGGACAAGCCCGGTTCCGATGGCGATCGTCCGCGCCGTGAAGTCATGGAGGCAAACGGCTTTGATCCGGAGATGTAA
- a CDS encoding aldo/keto reductase, producing the protein METVTLNNGVKMPLVGYGVFQLSKEQTADLVFKAIKNGYRLIDTAQAYFNEEEVGQGIKKAEAELGVKRKDLFLTTKVWITGYGYDDPRHLAEVIGDTGDVD; encoded by the coding sequence ATGGAGACTGTTACCCTGAACAATGGCGTCAAGATGCCGCTGGTCGGCTACGGTGTTTTCCAACTCAGTAAGGAACAAACCGCCGACCTGGTCTTTAAGGCAATCAAAAACGGCTACCGTCTTATCGACACCGCCCAGGCCTATTTCAATGAAGAAGAGGTCGGCCAGGGGATCAAAAAGGCCGAAGCCGAACTCGGCGTTAAACGCAAGGATCTCTTTTTAACTACCAAGGTCTGGATCACGGGCTACGGCTATGATGATCCCCGCCACCTGGCCGAAGTGATCGGCGACACCGGCGACGTGGACTAA